In the Ochotona princeps isolate mOchPri1 chromosome 29, mOchPri1.hap1, whole genome shotgun sequence genome, AGCAGGAACTGTCACTCACACTGCCCTAGAGATATCACGTGGGGACGGCAGGCACTGGGCCGGCTTTGGGAGGAGCCCAGGGTGCTAGGAAGCTCTCACCCTTGCCCCAGTGATTTGGTACTTCTCCCTCCAGCTtgaaggacccaggccaggagcatACACACAAATCACCTGGTGCTCCCTGAGCCATGGTTCTCAGCaggggcactgggccaggcttggGACTCCGCAGGTGGAATTGGCACCAGGTGGAGCTGCGAATGAGATGTTCTGAGTGGGTCTTCCCTGGGTGCTGCACCAGGCCAAGCAGCAAACTTGGCCTCTACCCCAGGGGTGCTGGCAGCTCCGCCCAGCACCCAGTCCTGACAACCCAAGACATGGGCAGATGTTGCTGGagccccagagcagcagcacgGGCCTGGGGTGCCCGTAGGCCAGCATCAGtggaggaaggggcagagctccGGCTGTCAGACTCCGAGCTGGGCACAGCCAGGCCAGTTTCTCTCAGTTCATGCTGTCCTGGGGCCCTGAGAGAGGGATCTGGAGAGGGCCTGCCTCATGGGCTCCCTGCTCAGTCACCACTGAGATGCCATGCCCTTGGCTACTGCCCCATGTTGCTGGtttactttttattcatttattgtaaaggcaggaggagagagaaagaattcccATATGCTGCtacactccccaaaggcccacagcaaccagcaactcaatccaggtctccctcatggacaGCTGGAACCCAGAGACGCGAGTCATCTTTGCCTCCTCCCAGGCTGTTCAGCAGCAGccaagctgggaattgaacccaggctaCTCCAGGGTGGGGACATGCGCATCTGGACTGTCAGGCCAAACAGCTGCCTCTGTCCTGTGCCTTGGAACTTGAGTTTGCTCTGTTGGTTTTGAAGCCACCTCTCCTGACAAGATCGAATCCTGAGTCATTCACAGCTGCCTCTCTCATGCCAGATACTCATGAATGGGTGAGTGAGCAAGTGAGTACACTCGGCCCAGTGCCTACTCCTCGGGCTTGGGgccttcctcttctcttccacACATGCGCCCAGCTTTCCCGAGGATTGCCACTACCCACCCCCCCAAGCCCAGGCTGCACCTCTGTACCTGTTTAAGAACTTGGCCACGTTTGTATCGGTCTCTCCCATCTGGACCAGAGGCACCACACTGCAAAGGGGGACATGCCATCAGCGATGCTCTGGGAACTGGAGCCTttcacagcctgctgcttggctCCAGCCTGCACTGACCCAGCTGGCAGCGACAGAAACCCCTTCACTGGCGGGGTCTGAAAAGGTCATGTCCCTGACTAGGATACGACCTAGGAGAGATGGAGAACAATAGGAGAGGCCAGGTGGGTGagctgcccaccccacacccaggctTGCTGGCCTTGGGTGCTGGGGCCTAGGGCAGGTGCTGGCTGGAGCTGGCGACACCCATGGGAGAGGCCAAGTCTGCTGCTCGGCCTTCCTGCATGAAGGCTGGGCCTTCCAGCAGTAAGGGAGGCGGGGCGTGTGCTGCCCTTAGGTTCTGAAGAGGCTGTCAGCTAAAATCGTTCCAGAAACAACTAAGAGTAACTTCCCAGGGAACAGAAAGACCCTGGTCCAGCCAAGCTCCCAAGTCCATCCGGGACTGTTGAGTTTCCAGGTGTCCATGGTGGGCCATGTCCACCTGGGTGTagatggcctgggacagcaggctGTCGTCCGCAGATGTGGCAGCTCTTGCTAAGGCCATGCATGTCCCTCACGGCTGCTGGCTGCTCTATAACTCAGGGTCAGGACTTCTCAAAGCCACACGGTGGGCAGGTTGCCCAGGCAGCATGTGTGCCCGGGCACCTCGCACTCAGCACACCTGTCTACACAGCTCCCCTCACTGATGCACCCATGTTGCTCCCCGCCATGGCGCCATCCATGCCAGCCACACGAGGGGCCCACTGATTGCTGTCGTCTGTGCCCAGGACCCTCTCATGAAGGACAAAACCCCTGGAATGAGGGTCACACAAAGTCCTAAGTTTCTGCACAGATAGACGTGGGCTGAAAACTGCCAAATGACAACTTAACTGGCCCTGGACAGGAAGTTTCCCTCCCTGAACGCCATTGCCTGGCTCCTGGAAGGAGTAAGGGGACTGCCACAGTCACCCCAGCATAGCCACGGGGCCTGGAAGTGTGTGCCAGTAAGCCTCCTGCCCGCTCTGACCaggccccctcccttcctcggGCCCCCTTACCGTCTCTCAGCTCGGCGGCACACGGCTCGGCAGAAATGCAGTGCGGAACTGCTCTTGCCGCCCGACTGCAAGGAGAAAGCAGGTGTGgtcaggggcaggcctgggcaggtgggggcagAGGCACCTGCTGTGCACACTGtgcaggccccgcccctcaccACAGAAGGATCTGCCTccaggagaccctgacagcacaCCCACTGGGCATCTCCCTCCAAAGTGTGGTGCAGCAGGGGGAGTGGTAAAGAAGTCAGGGGgtgagggtggtggtggggagctAGGTAACAGCTTCTGATCTAGTTAAAAAGCCACAATGAGGGATGCCACCAAAGTTCACGTGTTTGTTAATACGCCACCCACCCCCTCGCCCCAGCTCCCTGGAAGCCACCTAACACGTACAGGCAGAATAAATGCCGTGAGCGGGGGCAGCTGGCGGGAGTACTGGTCGATCCAGCGTTCCAGCTCCAGGATGGGCCCCTCCTCGAAGGCCGTCTGTTCTGAGGAGTCAAGGAGCAGAAAGACACACTGCCAGGAGGCCTCCACCTGCCAGCCAGGCCATCAGTTAACTGCCCCTGCACCCTCTATACCCCACCAACCCGCTGTGCTCAGGAAACTGCTTCCACCGGATCAGAAGGCATCGTCCCTCCCAAGGGAACAACACCCAGGACACAGGGCTCCCCACTCCCCGCCTCCCCCACCTGGACCCTCtgaacccccacccccagcaggccTGGGAAATTACTTAAGTGAGCCTCCCTGGCTGAAGAGCGTGGTgtagccagagcagagccgacaTCCTGCAAGCGGCACTGGATCTGAGGAAGCAATGGGAGGTGTGAACTGGGTTGGGCTGAGCAGAGCCAGAGCAGTCCCACCAAGTGAGTGCTGAGCTTGGTGGTGCTTATGTTGGCCCCTAGCCAGAGTCAGTCTCCTGCTAATGAGAGCTTTCTTCTAATAGCTTCCTGCTGTTCAAGTCCACTGCTACTGACACGGAGGACCGGGGGATCGggctgtgttcctggctcctggtttcagcttggccctgccCTAGCTGTTCCAGGCCGCTGTGGAATGACCCAAAAGATGGGAgttctgtccatctgtctctctttctgcttttcaaataaataagaaggaagatatttcatgtGCAGGGGTGGCACTGGGTATGCCAGCAAAGCACACAAGAGTAGGTTCAGCAGGGACTGCAGGGTCTTTACACAGCTGATGCCTAAAGGCAGGCTCTGTGGGAGCCTTTGGCAAGGCACAGCATCTTCCCTGGGCACCTGGTGAATCTGCAGGAGGCTCCCGGGGCGGTAGTTGGGTTACACAGGGAAGGAGCGGCAGGTGCCCTGGAGGTGGTCAAGTGCAGTGTGCTTGGCCTTGACTTGGCTCTGAGTGCCAGGGCCCTGTgaacttctctttcttctctctgtaatgccaATGTTGCTGCTctcacctgcagcagctgggccaagAGGTTCAACA is a window encoding:
- the MMAB gene encoding corrinoid adenosyltransferase MMAB isoform X2 — translated: MAVWIQAGRLGLRGCLGTGRLVCPRFRSRGSPGVEDGDRPHPSSKTAKIPKIYTKTGDKGFSSTFTGERRPKDDQVFEALGTTDELSSAIGLALEFITEKGHPFTEELQKIQCRLQDVGSALATPRSSAREAHLKQTAFEEGPILELERWIDQYSRQLPPLTAFILPSGGKSSSALHFCRAVCRRAERRVVPLVQMGETDTNVAKFLNSSTWCQFHLRSPKPGPVPLLRTMAQGAPGDLCVCSWPGSFKLEGEVPNHWGKGESFLAPWAPPKAGPVPAVPT
- the MMAB gene encoding corrinoid adenosyltransferase MMAB isoform X1, which produces MAVWIQAGRLGLRGCLGTGRLVCPRFRSRGSPGVEDGDSRPHPSSKTAKIPKIYTKTGDKGFSSTFTGERRPKDDQVFEALGTTDELSSAIGLALEFITEKGHPFTEELQKIQCRLQDVGSALATPRSSAREAHLKQTAFEEGPILELERWIDQYSRQLPPLTAFILPSGGKSSSALHFCRAVCRRAERRVVPLVQMGETDTNVAKFLNSSTWCQFHLRSPKPGPVPLLRTMAQGAPGDLCVCSWPGSFKLEGEVPNHWGKGESFLAPWAPPKAGPVPAVPT